In Wenyingzhuangia fucanilytica, the following are encoded in one genomic region:
- a CDS encoding DUF1801 domain-containing protein, translating to MNPKVDEYLNKLKKWQEELEILRAILIDCMLTEEFKWRVPCYTFNNKNVILLANFKDYCAISFLKGVLLKDTENLLISPGENSQSVKYLKFTNPQEIQKLTPIIKSYIYEAIEIEKAGLKVDLKKSTDFELVEELQEKLKENSKLNTAFNALTPGRKRAYNLFFSGAKQSKTRISRIEKYEERILNGKGINDCVCGLSKRMPNCDGSHKYIKK from the coding sequence ATGAATCCCAAGGTTGATGAGTATTTAAACAAGCTAAAAAAATGGCAAGAAGAATTGGAAATATTAAGAGCCATTCTTATAGATTGTATGCTTACCGAAGAGTTTAAATGGCGAGTTCCTTGCTATACCTTTAACAATAAAAATGTGATATTACTAGCCAATTTTAAAGATTACTGTGCTATTAGCTTTTTAAAAGGAGTTTTGCTAAAGGACACTGAAAACCTTTTGATTTCTCCTGGAGAAAATTCACAATCTGTAAAATATCTTAAGTTTACCAACCCTCAAGAGATTCAAAAACTTACTCCTATCATAAAATCTTATATTTATGAAGCTATTGAAATTGAAAAAGCAGGATTAAAAGTAGACCTAAAAAAAAGTACAGATTTTGAATTGGTAGAAGAACTACAAGAAAAGTTAAAAGAAAACAGCAAATTAAATACTGCTTTTAATGCTTTAACCCCTGGACGAAAAAGAGCTTATAACTTATTTTTTTCAGGAGCAAAACAATCTAAAACACGTATTTCTAGAATTGAAAAATACGAAGAACGAATTCTTAATGGTAAAGGTATAAACGATTGTGTTTGTGGTCTATCTAAAAGAATGCCCAATTGCGATGGTTCTCACAAGTACATCAAAAAATAA
- the aqpZ gene encoding aquaporin Z: MMKKLVAEFIGTLWLVLGGCGSAVLAAAYPELGIGFVGVSIAFGLTVLTMAYAIGHISGCHLNPAVTIGLWVGGRFDKRELIPYIVAQVLGGIVGASILYLIVSGKSGFDIGGFAANGYGEHSPDGYNMMSALITEITMTFMFLIIILGATHPKAPKGFAGIAIGLGLTLIHLISIPVTNTSVNPARSTSQALFAGDWAMGQLWLFWIAPIVGAILAGLVYKFISPETKN, encoded by the coding sequence ATTATGAAAAAACTAGTCGCAGAATTTATTGGAACCTTATGGTTAGTACTTGGTGGGTGTGGTAGTGCTGTTTTAGCCGCTGCTTATCCAGAATTAGGAATAGGATTCGTTGGTGTTTCCATTGCCTTTGGTTTAACAGTTCTAACAATGGCTTATGCAATTGGCCATATTTCAGGCTGTCATTTAAACCCAGCTGTAACCATTGGACTTTGGGTAGGTGGTAGATTTGACAAAAGAGAACTAATCCCTTACATTGTTGCTCAAGTATTAGGAGGAATTGTTGGTGCAAGTATTTTATACCTGATCGTAAGTGGAAAATCTGGATTTGACATTGGAGGATTTGCTGCAAACGGATATGGTGAACATTCTCCTGATGGTTATAATATGATGTCAGCACTTATTACAGAAATTACAATGACCTTTATGTTTCTGATTATTATTTTAGGAGCTACACATCCTAAAGCACCCAAAGGTTTTGCGGGTATAGCCATAGGTTTAGGATTAACATTAATACACTTAATTAGTATACCTGTTACCAATACCTCTGTTAACCCAGCAAGAAGTACAAGTCAAGCATTATTTGCAGGAGATTGGGCAATGGGACAATTATGGTTGTTTTGGATAGCCCCAATTGTAGGAGCAATTTTAGCAGGATTGGTTTATAAATTTATATCACCTGAAACCAAAAATTAA
- a CDS encoding methyltransferase, which translates to MITDISVNKPAPMVVGKRLGMFNAASDVKRTIKDLEAGKPVLITAFYSNGLLLLKELHLYLSKKIPNESFQEQRDYRAQYHKLSNLILIEIVANKLIVKKAPSIGWLEKLYPDTANFLLTFPQVQGLNSAWQWFKNGITIPVLRNKVHPYYGTYFPTRFDHLILLDNWLKRYEGTKKSAIDVGVGSGVLSFLMIKHGFQKVFATDTNPNAIIGLKEFMGETKLSRKLELNFGNLFGAWHKPSELIVFNPPWLPESSDIENLDEAIYYNETLFPAFFEAAKKRLLPNGKLLVVFSNLAQITGVTKEHPVEKELANGGRFKLEKCLKKSVKSASDKTKREQHWRAAEEVELWVLINI; encoded by the coding sequence ATGATTACAGATATTAGTGTAAATAAACCAGCACCTATGGTAGTTGGAAAACGATTAGGGATGTTTAACGCAGCCTCTGATGTAAAACGTACCATTAAAGATTTAGAAGCAGGTAAGCCTGTGTTAATTACTGCATTTTATAGTAATGGATTGTTATTGCTTAAGGAGTTACACCTATATCTATCTAAAAAAATCCCTAACGAATCTTTTCAAGAGCAACGTGATTATAGGGCACAATATCATAAATTATCAAATTTAATTTTGATAGAAATTGTAGCTAATAAGTTAATTGTTAAAAAAGCCCCCTCCATTGGTTGGTTAGAAAAATTATATCCAGATACAGCAAATTTTTTATTGACTTTTCCACAAGTACAAGGATTGAATAGTGCTTGGCAATGGTTTAAAAATGGAATTACTATTCCGGTGTTAAGAAACAAAGTACATCCTTATTATGGAACTTATTTTCCCACTCGTTTTGATCATTTAATTTTGTTAGACAATTGGTTAAAACGTTATGAAGGGACTAAAAAATCTGCTATTGATGTTGGAGTTGGGAGTGGAGTACTTTCTTTTTTAATGATTAAACACGGTTTTCAGAAGGTTTTTGCTACAGATACCAATCCAAACGCCATTATAGGATTAAAGGAATTTATGGGAGAAACAAAACTGTCTAGAAAATTAGAATTGAATTTTGGGAATTTGTTTGGTGCTTGGCATAAGCCTAGTGAATTGATTGTTTTTAATCCACCTTGGTTGCCAGAATCTAGCGATATTGAGAATCTTGATGAGGCTATTTATTATAATGAAACTCTATTTCCTGCCTTTTTTGAAGCTGCTAAAAAAAGATTATTACCCAATGGAAAACTGCTAGTTGTTTTTTCTAATCTAGCACAAATCACAGGGGTAACAAAAGAACATCCTGTAGAAAAAGAATTGGCTAATGGAGGTAGATTTAAATTAGAAAAATGTTTAAAGAAGTCTGTTAAATCAGCTTCTGACAAAACAAAAAGAGAACAACATTGGCGTGCAGCAGAAGAAGTAGAGTTGTGGGTGCTGATAAATATATAA
- a CDS encoding ArnT family glycosyltransferase: MLANIKKYALEITVFFLGALRLLVSAWLPLLDKTEARYAEIARIMYDTGNWVTPQIDYGVPFWAKPPMSTWISAFSYQIFGVNEFAARLPSFLLQVFLIVFVAKALDFTKKQTYWFALVLFTIPEYYIHCGVVSTDSSLLVGITLIMVGFWNSLKENYNQRAWKFVTWVGVAIGMLAKGPIVLVLTVPPIFVWSCLYKGQLVAFFKKAFWLPGMMIAFVISFTWYYWAEVRTPGFIDYFFVGEHYKRFFESGWKGDKYGFAKQQPMGMIWVFLLLFSLPWIQFVIAKGIKKKNELIKDKWGTYLWFWMLWTPLFFTISKSLIHTYTLPSMIPLGLLVMHYFENYQKQKAWFIGAMVVPVLVFIGFIGMNTFYTDTNWQNTDKHLLKEMTHKEVTDCYAWEFKSYSSQFYTSGKIKVIDTAEELGDLMKQEDPFYILSRNSHYKNMPDVFKEQLTLVGTNKKSQLFIYNP, from the coding sequence ATGTTGGCAAATATTAAAAAGTACGCTTTAGAAATTACAGTGTTTTTTCTTGGAGCCCTTCGTTTATTGGTAAGTGCATGGCTTCCTTTGTTAGATAAAACAGAAGCTAGATATGCCGAAATTGCTCGTATTATGTATGATACAGGAAATTGGGTAACTCCTCAAATAGATTACGGAGTTCCTTTTTGGGCAAAACCACCAATGTCTACGTGGATTTCTGCTTTTAGTTACCAAATTTTTGGGGTGAATGAGTTTGCTGCTCGTTTACCTTCTTTTTTATTACAAGTTTTCTTAATTGTTTTTGTTGCTAAAGCTTTAGATTTTACCAAAAAACAAACGTATTGGTTTGCATTGGTGTTGTTTACCATTCCAGAATATTACATTCATTGCGGAGTAGTGTCTACAGATTCTTCTTTGTTAGTAGGGATTACTTTAATTATGGTTGGTTTTTGGAATTCATTGAAAGAAAATTACAATCAAAGAGCGTGGAAGTTTGTTACTTGGGTAGGTGTTGCTATTGGTATGTTGGCTAAAGGGCCTATTGTTTTGGTTTTAACTGTTCCGCCAATTTTTGTGTGGTCTTGTTTGTATAAAGGACAATTAGTAGCGTTTTTTAAAAAAGCTTTTTGGTTGCCAGGAATGATGATTGCTTTTGTAATTTCATTTACATGGTATTATTGGGCAGAAGTTAGAACTCCTGGTTTTATTGATTACTTTTTTGTTGGAGAACATTACAAACGTTTTTTTGAATCTGGATGGAAAGGAGATAAATACGGCTTTGCCAAGCAACAACCTATGGGAATGATTTGGGTATTTTTATTACTTTTTTCTCTTCCTTGGATTCAGTTTGTTATTGCCAAAGGAATTAAAAAGAAAAACGAATTGATAAAAGACAAATGGGGAACTTATTTGTGGTTTTGGATGTTATGGACTCCTTTATTTTTTACCATTTCTAAAAGTTTAATTCATACTTATACCTTACCAAGTATGATTCCTTTAGGATTGTTGGTAATGCATTATTTTGAGAATTATCAAAAACAAAAGGCTTGGTTTATAGGAGCTATGGTTGTACCTGTATTAGTATTTATTGGTTTTATAGGGATGAATACTTTTTATACAGACACCAATTGGCAAAATACAGACAAGCATTTATTAAAAGAAATGACCCACAAAGAAGTAACAGATTGTTATGCGTGGGAGTTTAAATCTTATTCTTCGCAGTTTTATACTTCTGGAAAAATAAAAGTCATTGATACGGCAGAAGAATTAGGAGATTTAATGAAACAAGAAGATCCTTTTTATATTTTATCAAGGAATTCACATTATAAAAACATGCCAGATGTTTTTAAAGAACAATTAACATTGGTTGGGACTAATAAAAAATCTCAATTATTTATATACAATCCTTAA
- a CDS encoding DHH family phosphoesterase, producing the protein MNIYKQIEAEILAASHIVITAHKSADGDSVGSSLGLLYFIEKLGKSAVICHPDKAPDFLYWLDTTNILLMEETPEKVTSAFKQADLIFCLDYNATNRVGPEMQSLLEVSTCKKIMIDHHLNPEDFPFLTVSETTVCSTSQLIVELIEQSGHIDLLDQKIGTPLYLGILTDTGSFRFNSVQPRTHEILAKLLASGVEHHLIHEKLNDNNTESRLRLQGYAMSEKLEILYDYNVAIISLSKEELAKYNYKKGDTDSLANLVLSIKGMKAAIVFTERDGIMKISFRSKGAENPVNVLATEHFNGGGHANASGGMSELTVDETLNKLKELIPKYFPKDS; encoded by the coding sequence ATGAATATCTACAAACAAATTGAAGCAGAAATATTAGCTGCCTCGCATATCGTTATTACTGCACACAAATCTGCAGACGGAGACTCCGTAGGATCTTCTTTAGGTTTATTATATTTTATAGAAAAACTAGGTAAATCAGCCGTTATTTGCCATCCTGATAAAGCACCAGACTTTTTATATTGGTTAGATACCACCAACATTTTGTTGATGGAGGAAACCCCAGAAAAAGTTACTTCTGCATTTAAACAAGCAGATTTAATTTTTTGTTTGGATTACAATGCAACCAACAGAGTTGGACCAGAAATGCAAAGTTTATTAGAAGTGTCTACTTGTAAAAAAATCATGATAGATCATCATCTAAATCCCGAAGATTTTCCTTTCTTAACAGTATCAGAAACAACGGTTTGTTCTACTTCACAGTTAATTGTTGAATTGATAGAACAATCGGGACATATTGATTTGTTAGATCAAAAAATTGGAACGCCATTATACCTAGGAATCCTAACAGATACTGGTAGTTTTAGGTTTAACTCTGTACAACCTAGAACTCACGAAATATTAGCAAAACTTTTAGCCTCAGGTGTAGAACATCATTTAATTCATGAAAAACTAAACGATAATAATACAGAAAGTCGTTTGCGTTTACAAGGATACGCAATGAGTGAAAAACTTGAAATTTTGTATGATTATAATGTGGCTATAATATCTTTATCTAAAGAAGAATTGGCCAAATACAACTATAAAAAAGGAGATACTGATAGCTTAGCCAATTTGGTTTTATCAATCAAAGGAATGAAAGCCGCTATTGTTTTTACTGAAAGAGATGGTATTATGAAAATTTCATTTAGATCTAAAGGAGCAGAAAATCCTGTAAATGTTTTAGCAACCGAACATTTTAATGGTGGTGGACACGCAAATGCTTCTGGAGGAATGAGCGAATTAACCGTTGATGAAACCCTAAACAAGTTAAAAGAATTGATTCCTAAATATTTCCCAAAAGATTCATAA
- the rlmF gene encoding 23S rRNA (adenine(1618)-N(6))-methyltransferase RlmF: MSKEKKKPIKNKIHSRNKNKDRYDLKALSKINPQLTNYIKPNIKGEDTIDFTNPTAIKTLNQSLLQYYYGIKNWNFSDDYICPSIPNKADYIHHIADVLTESNFGSLPLGKNITCYDIGMGATCIYPIIGVTEYHWNFIGSEIDETSLLSAQAIVNANDSLKDKIACRLQGTLKDFFYGIIEKDEKVDISICHPPLYSSLEEAQKGVQKKNAPYSLSEIGSEIIYDGGETAFLQKLVKESKKFSQNCFWFSALVSKQSNQRGMIDFLKELGATQTKTIPMGIGNKSSQIIAWTFLSKAEQIDWKKLRWTPKKTTSSQE, encoded by the coding sequence ATGTCTAAAGAGAAAAAGAAACCTATTAAAAATAAAATTCATTCTCGTAACAAAAACAAAGATCGATATGATTTAAAGGCTTTGAGTAAAATCAACCCTCAATTAACAAATTATATTAAACCAAATATAAAAGGAGAAGACACCATTGATTTTACAAATCCGACTGCCATAAAAACATTAAACCAATCTTTATTGCAATATTATTATGGTATTAAAAATTGGAATTTTTCTGATGATTACATCTGTCCATCTATCCCCAACAAAGCAGATTACATTCACCACATAGCAGATGTTTTAACCGAAAGTAATTTTGGTAGTTTACCCTTAGGTAAAAATATTACTTGTTATGATATTGGTATGGGGGCTACATGCATCTACCCTATTATTGGAGTTACAGAATACCATTGGAATTTTATAGGTTCTGAAATTGATGAAACTTCTCTCCTATCTGCTCAAGCCATTGTAAATGCTAATGATTCTCTAAAAGACAAAATTGCTTGTAGGTTACAAGGTACTTTAAAAGACTTTTTTTATGGTATTATAGAAAAGGATGAAAAAGTAGATATTTCTATTTGTCACCCTCCTTTATACAGTTCCTTAGAAGAAGCCCAAAAAGGAGTACAGAAAAAAAACGCTCCTTACTCACTATCTGAAATTGGAAGTGAAATTATTTATGATGGTGGAGAAACTGCATTTTTACAAAAACTAGTAAAAGAAAGTAAAAAGTTCTCACAAAATTGTTTTTGGTTTTCTGCCTTGGTAAGCAAGCAATCTAACCAAAGAGGTATGATAGATTTTTTAAAGGAACTAGGAGCAACACAAACCAAAACCATCCCTATGGGAATTGGGAATAAATCTAGCCAAATTATTGCTTGGACATTTCTCTCAAAAGCAGAACAAATTGATTGGAAAAAATTAAGATGGACACCTAAAAAGACAACTTCGTCTCAAGAATAA
- a CDS encoding VOC family protein, translated as MKLGAFSVSLNVKDIEASKQFYENLGFKIFAGDIQQNYLIMKNENSLIGLFQGMFDHNILTFNPGWNENAENINEFDDIREIQKQLQNKNISLITEVEKNTTGPANLMISDPDGNVILIDQHR; from the coding sequence ATGAAATTAGGTGCATTTTCTGTGAGTCTAAATGTTAAAGACATTGAAGCTTCAAAACAGTTTTACGAAAATCTTGGATTTAAAATATTTGCAGGAGACATCCAACAAAACTATCTAATCATGAAAAACGAAAATTCATTAATAGGTCTGTTTCAGGGAATGTTTGATCATAATATTCTCACTTTTAATCCTGGTTGGAATGAAAATGCAGAAAATATTAATGAGTTTGATGATATTAGAGAAATTCAAAAACAATTACAAAACAAAAATATTTCCCTAATTACAGAAGTGGAAAAAAATACAACTGGGCCAGCAAATCTTATGATATCAGACCCTGATGGGAATGTTATTTTAATTGATCAACATCGTTAA